From the genome of Cervus elaphus chromosome 7, mCerEla1.1, whole genome shotgun sequence:
cgctcagcCATGGgagacttcaatttaaaaatatatttttaaaaaagtaattctaGTCATTTGCTTTACCAGTCAAAACCTGCATCCTCCACTCATAAAGCCTAGGTACCTTGAGGTAGTTCCACTGGCTAAGGTATTGTACTAtaggattaaaaatgttttattttttgtgtgaaaaGTGTTTTAAACCTATCACAGTACAGTACTATgtagctgattgtgttagctgggtacctaggctaactttgttggacttactaACAAACTAGACTTAACAAATACGCTCTCAGAACCAAACTCGCTCATATGTAGGGGACTGACTGAATTTCTCTCCAACCTGTTTCTTTACTCTTATGCTTCATCTAATCTCAACTTGTGGCTGCAGGGTTATGGAAAGACATGGGCACTTTCCAGGTCTTCTCATCAAAGGTCATGCTTAAAGCTAAATCCTTTGTGCAAAGCAGCCTTTGAGTTTTTCCTTGCAAGGATGAATGGTTTAGAAACTAAGGAGTCAAACTTTGGAacttttcacttttgcttttttctACTCTTCTTTGCAGATGGGTGagctttttctctgtctctggaaGCTGAATACCATCATTCTCTGGTGAAGGCAGGGCCCTTGGGCCTGTCTTTTAGCCTTGGCACATAATCAAAGCTCTAAAAATATTGCTGGATAAATCAAGAAATTTAATCCTTAAAAGCATAtcgtcttctctttcttttcactttaacaACCCTATACTCCCTACAAGCACCAAAttcaaattttcctttcctttataccACACTCAGCTAGAGTGTGCAGACAGCACTTTTTAGCACTCATCTCTAAATGaatatatctatatgtgtgtgtatatatatatatatatagctaaatatgttatatatttagtTATTGGTTTTCCCagttgctcagcagtaaagaatcaacctgcaatgtggaagacatgggttccatgcctgggctgggaagatctcctggagaagggaatatgttattaaataaaatcaatttagtTAATAACACTTCctcatatatttgaaagttgctgagaaagTAAATCTCAAAAgtgtcataagaaaaaaaattgtaactgttAGGTGATGGATGCTAACTAGGCTTATTGTagtgatcatttcacagtgtatACAAATAGTGAATTATTacactgtacatctgaaacaaataCAATACTATATGTCTGTTAtacctcaaaaaaattttaatgactaaGTTAGTGGCTTGAACATTTATCTTTGTGCTCTTTCAAGATTTCATGTGGTTAACTTCATCATGGTCACCTAAAAGAAATTTGAACAGATGTgacaaaagtaataataaaagtaCTAATATCTACATGTGTGATGGGACTTTcaatgtgccaggtactgtgttaAGCATTTTTGCTGGGTTTCTTAACTTGGGGACTGGTGAActtggataagaaaaaaaaaaaattacatctttaAAACCCCTAACCTCTAACTGAAATTTTGCATATCCTTCACGGATGAATGTAGGCAACGAAGAACTGTAGGTCAGAAGAACTGTAGAGCAGAACTGTTACATTTCCGTATCCCATACTTGAGATACAAAGTATGTTACAGATATCTCATACTTAACTGTTTCAAAGTTACAGTAGTCATAAGATGTTTAATATTTaatagctggaatcaagattgctgggagaaatatcaataacctcagatatgcagatgacaccacccttatggcagaaagtgaagagaaactgaagagcctcttgatgaaaatgaaagaggagagtggaaaaagctgcttaaaactcaacattcaaaaaatgaagatcatggcatctggtcccatcaattcatggcaatagatggggaaacagtggaaacagtgacagactgtttattttattgggctccaaaatcactgcagatgatgaccacagccatgagattaaaagatgcttgctccttggaagaaaagttatgaccaacctagacagcgtgttaaaaagcagagacattactttgccaacaaagatccgtctagtcaaatctatggtttttccagtagtctcgtatagatgtgagagttggactgtgaagaaagctgagcgccgaaaaattgatgcttttgaactgtggtgttggagaagactcttgagagtcccttggactgcaaggaggactgcaagtcaatcctaaaggaaatcagtcctgaatattcattggaaggactgatgctgaagctgaagctcgaatactttggccacctgatgcgaagaactgactcgttagaaaagaccctgatgctgggaatgattgaaggcgggagaaggggatgacagaggatgatatggttggatggcatcaccgactcgatggacatgagtttgagcaagctccggaagttggtgctggacagggaagcctggcgtgctgcagtccatggggtcgcaaagagttggacacgactgagcgactgaactgaactgaactgaaatgaaaaagaacacgTTGATATACCGGAAATTATTTTGTTTGATAGCTTTTTCTGTAGTATAACTGGTTTTCTTTGTTATCctattttaatgctttttaaaatgtaatttgagAAGGGCTTCGTTGATTTCAGCTGGAAGCCTGAGGGCTCCCAGGCACCTTGGAAGCCCCGCACCCGCGGCGACTTCCCAGTGCTGGCAATACCCTTGACCCAGACTTTACTGAAGGGAACTGGAGGTTGGAGCTCCAGGCCAGAAGCCCGAAGGTCTGCGAAGGCTGTGAGGAGCAATCCAGGGAAAAAACTTCACGGTCTTGGCCTCCCCCATCCGCCTGGGGAATCACGATGCCCTCCAGCGGGGACTGAGCGAGGCGGTCGAGCAGCGGGGACGGCCGAGCGGCCTAGGTTTGCTCAGAGGTGTGTCCCGGCGCTTTGCGGCCTCGGGAAGTGGTGGAGAGGCGAGGACATCAGGGTTCACGTCCTCGTCTTGGTGCAGTTAAAGTACCATGTTTTTATGTCTCTGGGTGGAAGGCGCGGCGGGGCCTGGAGAGGAAGGACGTACATTTTCCAAGGAGCACTATGACTGTGTTGGGATAACAAGAGCAGACCCGGAAAGTAAGTTTCCCTGCCTCTTCTTTCCAACTCTTCCAGGACCAATGCCTCAGTTTTGACGGTCAGaaattttattattgaaaacGCTGGATCCCTCAGTCTGTTTCGCGTCAGACACCCAAATTCTCGAAGTATTAATAAACCAGAATGTTAATTTATGAATTTACAGATAAGAATGTAAATGCTACGTGGATCAGGAGCGTGGGCAAGAGAGGTTTAAAGGCTAATTTGTAATTTCCTAGTTTGTTCTTCTCCACTTCAGAAATATTTGTCTAAAAAATTCTCCTTCTGTACAGAAATAGTATCCCTTCTAGCTTTATGTTGGTAGAGGTACACTAAAATTCTGAATTCCTATGGCCACTTTCCCCCTTTCAAATTGTCCTTGCATTACTAATCTTCTTCATTGGAAAGTACAGCTGTTTAGCTTGTAGAATATTGTTacttacatttgatttttttcctaatggTATCTGGGGAAATTCCTTAATTTAATCAGAAACACCAAATTATTCCTTTGGATGGATTACCTTTGAGGTTGGGTTACCAGTGATCTTTTTAACAATGGGGAGCCTTCTAGATCCCGGAGTTATACACCTGGGTCTTAATCTGGATTTTACTCACTGTATGACCTCAGGGCAGattatttaatttctgtttgCCTCAGTCTCACTAAATgctaaaatggggatagtaatatGATTCAACTCATACAGtcatggaaataaaattatacatgtaAATCACTGAGCAGAAGAGTGTCTGGAAAACAATAAGCACttaatgagaaatattttattactgttgactaacttctgttttcatttcgcTGCTTAGGTGTCAAAATGTCTCAGAAAGTGAACCCTTTCATGCTCTGGCATCAAGGGTCAGGGCCTTCCTTCCGTGGGATtatcacaacacacacacagtgatgaCTTTCTTGAATTTGATTTTGGATTCTTGACAACAGGGAATATTGATCTTTGATACTGTTCTGTGGTTTGGCAAAGAGAAAACACACATATTTGTAATTTACCAAATAAAATGGGGTGGGAATAGTTGAACAGAGGCAGGATAGTAATATAGCATGATAAGAGTAGAATTTCCAGCAATTCAGTTGGGACAGCCATCTAACTGGTTTCCTCCTTCAACTCCTTACACCCTATTGCCCATgcatcagtcacacacacacacgcagataaTTTAGATTGTGTAGATTCCCTATTCAGAAATTTAATGGCATTCCATCATTTGCAGAGAAAAATGACAATGTGGAGAGTCTTCTATTTTCTGGTCTCTCACTATCTCTGCAACCATATCAACTATCACTCTTACCTACCCTCACTCCAATTCAGTCACTTCTGCCTCCTTGTTCTTCCTCGGCACACCAAACACATTTTCATCTCATCTCTGCATTTGACTTTCCCTCTGCTGGAATGCTTTCCCCTCAGAGACACTCTTATTCCTTTACTTCATTAGAagctctgctcaaatgtcatctcATCAGAGAGGACTTCTCCAACCACCCTATCTAAATAGCACCCTTACACTTGTTTATTTAAAGCACTCCATCACAtaaatttgtgtattttctaCACCCTCCCCCACTAGAATATCAGCCTGGTGAAAGCAGagactttgttttgttcactgctgtactCCCAGCACTTGAACAATGCCTAAAACTAGAAAAAGGAAAGACTTAATGActgtaaagaaacaaaacaaagcaaaaagaatgtATGGTTATCTATGTAGAAAGCCCAAAAGGATATACAAATAAAAGAATGAGTTTAGAAAGGCTGATGAATCAACTTGAgctgaaaacagaaaatgtagtAACTAAAAATATACTGTATAAAGGTAGCATCCAACAGTGTACTCTCCCTAAGaaatattaacaaaagaaaacatttaatggagaaaattataaaactttattgaaagatattttaaaagcctaaataaatggagaattataccatgttcatgaattggaagactcaatattaatctataaattcaatacaaatccaataaaaatttcaaCTTTTCATCTGCTTGATTTGGAACTTGTCAATCTAATTCTAGAAGTTGTATAGAAAAGTATTGGCTAAGAATAGCCAAGATACTCCAAGGAAGAAAAGTTTGTTGATGTTGAAGGTGGAGGTGGAATTGTCCTGAGATATCAAGACCTTTTTCTAAAGTGGTAGTACTCAGGATTGTATGGTACTGCCACAAGGTTAGACAACTTGACCAGTGAGTCAGAACAGAAACCATCAACAgactcccccacccctccacacaAAGAAAGTTGATTTATGAAAACAGTCAGTGTTATAGATCATTGGGGAAAGGATGAACTTTTAAGAAAATGGTGTTGGAACAACCACTTACCATATGGAAAAAAACATACTGAATTACTAtctcatgtttttttaaaaatcagttcagaGAGGACTAAAGACAATGTGAAAagcaaactataaaactttttaaaggcaGTAAAGAGTAGCTTTATGACTTTTGAGTAGGAAATGATCACTCCCCTACCACGAGTCTAACTTGTATCCAGCTTTATAAGAGACTTTCAAAAATAGTTATTTCCAGCAGGACATGGGTGAcattccataacatcttacaacTTTCAAACTCCCCTCTCCAAAAAGTCAACAAAGTCTGTTGTtacaataaacagaaaaaattttcaaaaaggatGATTATTTCACATGAGGCATTTAAGAGATTTTCACAGGTCAACTCTGACATGGAGGAAAGGAACTAAAAACTCCAGGATTATAAATGAGATGATTCACAAACTAcaaacaggaatcctggttcttcTGAGCAACACCATCTTGATGTCATCACCAGAAAGCCTGAGTATTGTTACCTGATGCAGCTGATTCTACGGGTGTCAAGGCCGTATCATGACTCCTGGTTTCAGGAAGTCAAGAATGTGCTGATGACATCAAGAAAGGAGAAGACATGAAGTAATTTTTCTCCACACAGTAAGGCTTCTGAGCCATAGTGGCTGACATGTGTGAATGTCAGAGAATCTCTCCCGGGAACCAAGAATAATCTTCAAATACTTCTATTTCCCCCCATTTCAATCCAGCTTCTGAAACATTCTACTAGTGGTTATTTGCCCTTTCCACAAAAGACAACAACGAAGTATCTCACGTGCTAAcaacataacttaaaaaaaaaaaatctacatttttataaaagttgatttaaaaatagtatttcaaaCAGTAGAGTCACTAGAAGTACAGAGCTATCAAAAAGGTACACTTCATTTGGCATCCCCAGTGCCTTCTGCTTTCTGTGACTGGACTGTAGAGGCATCTCGGTTTTTCGCAGGGTTGTTCCCATCCTTGCCGACTTCTGctttcccctttctccctttgGCCAGCTTCTCTCCCTTCTTTGCAGGGGCCTTTTTTGGCCTGGGCTCTGGTTTTGGAAGGGCAGGTTTAGCAGACAACCGTGCTGATCTCCTCTGCGGCTCATCCTTCACCTTCCCTTTGTCACCTTTAGcatctccttttgcctttctCTTGGGCATGGTGGCAGCAGTGCTTGGCAGCCCAAGGggttcttctgtctttctcaCTGTTCCTAGAAAGATTTCTTTGACAAGACACAAAAAGTGtaagtcataaagaaaaagaCTGATAAATTTAACTACGTTAAAATTCACACTTAACTATATTAAAATTTGTAATTTATATAACAAAAAGATGTATAAGAAAGTTAAGTTACAAGCTGGGGAAAGATCTTCATAATACatataactgacaaaggattagagTCCAGACTATGTAAAGAATTCCCACAGATCCAtgagaaaaggatgaaaagaaaatttaaaaacaatgggCAAAAGTATTAATAAGTACTTCTTAGAGAAAGCATAAATGgtgaataagcaaataaaaaggtAAACTTCATTAGTAATATGGGAATGAATAAAAAAACCAAAGGATATAACATTTCATATCCATCAAATTGGTAAACTGTCTGACAATCTTAAGGGCTCAGCAGATGTGGAACAATTAAAATGCATACACTTCTAGGGTGTGTGTTCATATGTGTGTAAATTAGTGTGTGGCATTATTTAAAGCAATTTCACCTCTAGGTGTTTACTTGGAGGAATTCTTGGAGGTGTGCATAGGAGACCCCTACAAGAATGTTTATAGCAATTCTGTAATTTAAAGAACCTAAAAAGCACCCAATGTCCttcaatagaataaataaattttggtaaTATCTGCACAAGGGAATACTATGCAGCAGTAGAAATGAAAAGATTacagctacatgcaaaaatatggatgaatctcaagaaCACAATGTTGGGCAAAAAAACAGAGTTGCAAAATGGATCTACAGTATAGATCCACTTCTAAGTGTAAAACTAAATGACTTTTTCTATGCAGTAAGACTAAAAAGAGCCagggataaatataaaaatcaaaacagtagTTACCTCAAAGGAAGCTGAGAAAAGGATGGTGCTCATCCAGAAATAAGAGGGTGGGAGTTCTTTCCCTTAAACTAGAAGAGGCTGGGGAATGAAACATGAGTAATGCACCATTAT
Proteins encoded in this window:
- the HMGN4 gene encoding high mobility group nucleosome-binding domain-containing protein 4 — its product is MPKRKAKGDAKGDKGKVKDEPQRRSARLSAKPALPKPEPRPKKAPAKKGEKLAKGRKGKAEVGKDGNNPAKNRDASTVQSQKAEGTGDAK